The Eublepharis macularius isolate TG4126 chromosome 3, MPM_Emac_v1.0, whole genome shotgun sequence genome has a window encoding:
- the SHISA2 gene encoding protein shisa-2 homolog, giving the protein MWRGRCCLRRAALGGWLGLPLLLLLGLAARTRASGEYCHGWLDGTAWRDGFQCPEHFDDGDATICCGTCALRYCCSRAEARLDQGVCDNDRQQGGAEHGRPDKDAPDGAAVPIYVPFLIVGSVFVAFIILGSLVAACCCRCLRPKQEPQQSRAPGGNRMMETIPMIPSASTSRGSSSRQSSTAASSSSSANSGARPPPTRSQTNCCLPEGTMNNVYVNMPTNFSVLNCQQATQIVPHQGQYLHPQYVGYAVQHDSMPPVPPFLDGLQSGYRPIQSPYPHSNSEQKMYPSVTV; this is encoded by the exons ATGTGGAGGGGGCGCTGCTGTCTGCGGCGGGCGGCGCTGGGAGGGTGGCTGGGCTTgccgctcttgctgctgctcgGGCTGGCGGCCAGGACGCGGGCCAGCGGCGAGTACTGCCACGGCTGGCTGGACGGGACTGCTTGGCGGGACGGCTTCCAGTGCCCGGAGCACTTCGACGACGGCGACGCCACCATTTGCTGCGGCACCTGCGCCCTCCGCTACTGCTGCTCCCGCGCCGAGGCCCGGCTGGACCAGGGCGTGTGTGACAACGACAGGCAACAGGGGGGAGCCGAGCATGGCCGGCCCGACAAGGACGCTCCCGACGGCGCAGCAG TGCCTATCTACGTGCCATTCCTTATTGTTGGATCAGTTTTTGTTGCGTTCATCATCTTGGGCTCTCTGGTTGCGGCTTGCTGTTGCCGGTGCCTGCGACCTAAGCAAGAGCCTCAGCAGAGCAGAGCACCTGGAGGGAATCGGATGATGGAGACTATTCCCATGATTCCAAGCGCCAGCACCTCTCGAGGATCCTCCTCTCGTCAATCAAGtactgctgccagctccagttCCAGTGCCAACTCAGGTGCCAGGCCCCCCCCTACTAGGTCACAAACCAACTGCTGTTTACCAGAAGGGACCATGAATAATGTATACGTCAACATGCCTACAAATTTCTCGGTACTGAACTGCCAGCAGGCTACGCAGATAGTGCCGCACCAAGGACAGTATTTGCACCCACAGTATGTCGGCTATGCTGTGCAACATGACTCCATGCCCCCTGTCCCACCTTTTCTGGATGGTCTACAAAGTGGATACAGGCCAATTCAGTCTccttatccccacagcaatagtGAACAGAAGATGTACCCATCAGTGACTGTGTAA